Genomic DNA from Oryza sativa Japonica Group chromosome 5, ASM3414082v1:
TATATAACAAGATATAGAGCTAGCCTCATCGCCGAAATGCAGCGGCACTAGCCTAAATTACATCTCTGCTCAACTACAACGATCACCTTCTCCCGAATTAACTCAGCAATATGGCAGTATTGCTCCATCCCTCTCCAAGAAGTGTCTGCTTGGCCTTTGCAATTGCAGTGTGTCTTTTGCTCCCATGCTGCTTTGGTAGTGAGTGCCTCAATAATTCTAGTTCTTCTTGGTTTTCTGCATGATAATCTTcatgctgctagctagctagttggtGCCATTGCATAACTACATTAGGATACAGCATGCATGTCAGCAACAAACTCTGAAGTTAGCCACAGCTTTCTCTAACATTAACACGATCGTTATTAATTTCATCGTCGCATATGCAGGCAAAGCTGCCGTGGAAATGTTCGAGAAGGCTTGCCATTGCTTCGACGATCACAACGTaagcacatatatatagctataaACAGAatcaagttaattaattaactgttaACTGTTTATAATCAAGTGTGTttcttcatgcatgcatgtcgcaATTGATCATTGAACCGAATTAATAATTTTGAATTTGCAGGTGTACAGCGAGTGCAAGGAGGAGCTTCGGCTGGGGGTGGAGGGGGCGTTCCATGTGGGGAAGGAGAGCGTGGACGAGTACTGCGGTGGGCCGTGCCTGATGGAGACGAAGATGGCGCTGCAGTGCGTGGAGGAGGTCGCCCACGACGGCTTCAGGTTCTACAGCGGCGCCTCGCTGCCCGCGGTCAAGGCCGCGCTCGACACCGGCTGCAGCTACACTCCTGACAGAGGTAAATTATAGTATATTAATTTAgtccaacaaattatatattCTCCTTtcctgaaaatatttttttttaaaaaaaactctcaagatcacgtgcaaaaaaaaaaagtttggacaACAAAAACTATAATAGGATATCTCTCTGTGTAAACATGAGTGTTTAAATTGTTTAAATTCTATTGACGCGcacaaattaagaaaatatatagaCCGCAGCATGAAATTTCTCAAATGTATATGGAAAAAAAcgatttttataaatttattctaGTATAAAATTACACATTTTGGAGTTTAAAATGTTTTATAAATCCTGTCTAGAATGCCAAATGCTTGCATATCTATCAGACAATATATTATCTTGAGTTGGGGCCTCATCGACTACCCAAAAGTTTATTATAAACACCGTAAAGGCTTATTGgcgattaaaaaaatatttttttataaaatttttatatgtatTCTTACTATTTAATAGCCAATACTAAAAAAAGTGGTGAAAACATAttaaaattaacttcaaattAAGTTAAGTCACCAACTACCCAAAAATTTATTATAAACACCGTAACATCTTATTGgcgattaaaaaataatttgttttaatttttttatatgtattCTTACTATTTAAAAGCTAATACTgaaaaaaaagtggtgaaaacatattaaaattaacttcaaattAAGTTAAGTTTCAAACTTAAATTTTACTTtgacttattatttttttatccttTTAAGACCACCAACGGggctcttgattttttttattacccATATATACGTGCAGGGACGTTTGAGATTAGGGAGCGTAAGCAGTGCGGCGACGAGTACTACCACTACAGCCACCACGAGCAGACGACGGAGCAGCAATACGGTGGGTACTATGGCAGCGAGGAGGGCGAATACCCAACTACGACTAGTACGCTTCCTGCTTCAGACTACTgctacggcgccggcgccagcaGCCTAGGCCTTCGCTACAGCCTGCTGCAGATGCTCATGCTCTTCTCCGCTTCTATGGTGCTTCTGCTGCTTGTAATATAAGGAATACAATACTCCGATACAGTTCATCGTTTTATATCTATACTTTTTACTATTTTTTAGAATATGTAAAAGGATTACGCACTTTTGTATTAAGAGGTATAAAATTTATACAAACAGCAAGCAAAGAAGAGAGACgggaaagaaaaggggaaaaaggaaaatatatgaACTTAAGCCTACTCTCGCTATTACAATGTGACGACTGAATGACCAAACACCCTAACTAGGAAACTTTGGCGATAGGGGACAGGCGAGATGCCAAAGGGTGGCCTCTTGCACCATGGCCGTGACAACCTTAGGCCAGAACCGAGAACGGTTGTTGAACACACGACTGTTCCTTTCCTTCCAAATAGACCAAGCACCAAGAGTCACAATCGTATCGAACCCATGACGACGCTCCCTCGAAACTTTGAGCCGGCAAGAGTAGTGCCACTCATGGAAGGAATCAGCGCCAGAGGGGAAACACTGAGGGAGGCCGAGGCTCGAAAGGACAGTCCACCATAGCTGGAGGGATTCAGGGCACCCAATCAGAATGTGATCGATTGTCTCTTCCAGTTGGTCGCAGAAGACAATAGGTTGGGTTCGGCAGCCCACGCTTCTCCAATCGGTCAGTCGTCCAGCAGCGTCGGTGAGCGACCAGCCATAGGAAGTAGCGATATTAAATCCAATAAGGCAATCCAgcgaaagagaaaaagaacgggaagaaaaacaaaaacatcaccgggaagccgccgccgacgtcgccgttgGATCCGCCGCGGGAAGCCACCGCCACCAGATCCGCCCGTAGGAAGCCACCGACGCTGACATCGCTGCCGTTGCTCATGGTGGGGGAGGGCGCTGTCGCCGACAGAAACAAAGAGGCCGAGAGGGAGGGACGGCCgtcgaggagagggagaggggaagggacgGCCGTCATTGTCGTCTCTGCTGCTGTACCTCTCTACGGCCGCACCGTGTTGGCAAGAcggaagggagagggagaggcgccGCCAGTAGGgaaaagagaggggaggggaggggagggggagaagcGCCGCCGGTAGGGAGTGGGAAtgatctagggttagggtttttttttttgcatggggGGTTTTGATTGATTTGGAACCGATCTGAGTCGTTTATCAAAATGAACGGCTCAGATTGATCGAGCGTTGGGCCGACCTCCATTGTCGAATCGCAGCATTGCTGGGCCGCACGCGGGCCAGCAGTCCAACACAAAACATGGTTAGATTTTCGGTTACGGCCCACACGGCAAGTTTGAGGAGGAGTAGGGGGATATCAATTAGACTTTAGTTGCTTCCTGGGCTGAACGCTTGCTCGCGGCCTGAGGAAAGCGGACCGGCTCGGTTGCGGGTTGAAAAAGAAAATGGGCTAAAAATGGCTCTTATAAAAAggaggatttttatttaaataaatattgaaattatgtttgtattatcaaaattagcaattaagatctggaaattctaagaaaatttcaaaaagtgtAAGCaatatggagaatttaataaaaattaaatccaaccatataattttatttctcacacttattttacttgtaaattaaCTTAATTATATACCTACCTACTTAGAAAATACccaaaaattctagaaaatatgtattttaattaattagataatGTAAATCTTTCTCAATCTTTCCTCAATTTTCTCGTCTTTTCTTCCCGTTGTAACACACGGACACTTTTTCTAGAATGTATGTCATAGTTtctaaaagaatattttaacaAAAAATTGGTAAACTTTTAAACTTTTCGCTACAATTTTAGTGCAGTCATCTGTCCGCCACTAACTTGATGCCTGCTGCAAGACAACgatcaattatttttttaatgaactgGCGAGCCGCCAATTTTATTGAACAGAGAAGGAGTAAAACTGTACATACGCAAAGCGCAAAAAGAAAACTTTACAGGTTCAAGGCCTTTGGCCCGAACATGTTAGAAGGTAAGCCACCTGCCGAGATGTTTTGCGCCCGCCAAGACCCATGTTTTGGCCTCCTCCTTAATTTTGGCTATCAGACTAGCCACCGTGAGCTCTTGGTGCTAGAAGACTCTGTGGTTCCTTTCGTTCCAAATCTCCCAAGCGACTAATAGCATTATAGTCCACAAGGCCTTCTTTGGCACTTCATTGGTACATGCGGTGGCCTCCCACCACTTGAGTAGTGTCGAGGCTTGTTGCTACGATGTTGGTCTTATCTGTTCATATGCCGACCAGTCTGCGAGTGCCGCCCAGATTCTCTTCACGTATGTACACTCCACCAGGAGGTGGAGGGCCGTTTCCTGGTTCCTTCGACAAAGGGGCAGACGGAGCCATTCGGCTACCCACAGGTTGCCAATCTATCGGAGGTCCATACTCTATTTTGGATGACGAGTCAAGCAAATGTTTTACATATTAAGGAGCTTGCCCAGCGAATGAATTAAGGAGCTTACATATTTTAGCGTTGTTGGTGatcgttaattttttttagatatttCTTTTTGTCTTATAAAAAATTAAGGAGCTTGCCCGGCGAATGAATTGGAGCTTACATATTTTAGCATTGTTGACGATCGTTAATACTGATTTTGATACTCAGTatcataataaataaatgtgAAAACTTTCGATGGCCTGTAACAAAATTCAAAGATCAACTTTCGATGATATGAAACCAATTTTGCTTATAAACTATATCAGTGATGGGATCCTATGGCCCCTAGGTATCCCTCACCGGATCCGCTTGTACGCCGATGGTGTGGTCGCATTCCTTAGGCCGGTTGCTGGGGAACTAGCTGCAGCACAAGGGATCCTGGCTCTCTTTGGAGAGGCATATGGTCTTCATACCAACTTCACCAAATGTTCCGCAATCCTGATCAACTACTCGAAGGAAGAGGTCGCAGCCCTCGATGACTCCCTCACTTGCCCGGTTGAGGAGTTCCCATGCAAGTATTTGGGTTTGCCTCTCTCCATCAAAAAGCTGCGCCGTGAGGACCTCCAGCCTCCAATTAACAAGATTGCGCAGTGGCTGCCACTGTGGAGATCAAATTGGCTCCAGCCAGCCGGGCGCCTAGCACTTGTCAAAGCAATGCTGAGTGCGATCCGGTTTACTTGCTCATCgccattccccccccccccgcgaaATGGGTGCTGAAAGCCATCGACAAGATACGACACGGCTTTCTCTGGTGCGGTATCTTTGCATGCGGTTGGCAACCGCATGGGGGAGAAGGTCTGCAAAAATCACccttttcgcatgcggccggcccaaccacatgcgaaaatgggattttcgcatgcggttgctTATACCTAAAttcagcaaacaaaaaaaaaataaaaataaaaaaacctaaaccctagcccGCCACCGCACGGTGCCGGAttcgtcgcccccgccgcctgCCGGAGTTGCCGGCACCGgatccgtcgcccccgccgcccgccatcgTCGCCAGCATAGGATCCAtctcccccgccggccgccgtcgtcacggGCTCCGGAtcggccgccctcgccgcccgccgtcgtcacAGGCTCCAGATCGGCCGCCCTTGGCGCCGGATCcgcgcggggcggcgccgcccgaGGCGGCagagccgcccccgccgccgtccgaggTCGTCGTCTGgtgaggaggggggaggggcggTGAGGAGGGGATGGCGGTAGTGCCGCCACccgaggtcgtcgccgccgcgggggagggcgccgccgccggatccgcgttGAAGGAGTACGGGggagtcgccggcgacgacagaGGGAGGTAGAGGCGGCAGATCCAGGCGAGCGGCcgctcccgcccgccgccgcctcgcgccgcgccgccctcggccgccgctgttagtgatatgccctagaggcaatcatagagatgattgtatcacatactatgtttacatatttatccgacattgttccttgaaatagataactccttattggttaatgaatatgtgattctttcatgagactctttatgttgttttgttactatttctaaaggatccctgatcaaatatcatatgtggaacaaatatgtttatatgatcagcacatgtattaattgatgatcatgtctcatggatcatggtatagagataccaaattaataatgtggacacatgttggtgaacatgttgttcgatagacccaacatgagacactgcaagagccatatgtgttgtgtcatcagtgatctcatttagtgttggtgttgaatctttagacctgagattatcatggttctcaacatgtgtagtagcttacttagggactgctaaacgctactccgtaaatgggtagctataaaagtagttttcgggtatgctatgaaacatatagtgggatatgaataatcaagatgggatttgcccctcctatggagagatatctctgggcccctcgatgttgtagattatgaaagtgcatggccatgccaaaggtgattgaggagtcaatcacaagttatataatctatcaacaggttcgagtgaatgattgagctat
This window encodes:
- the LOC4338518 gene encoding uncharacterized protein, yielding MAVLLHPSPRSVCLAFAIAVCLLLPCCFGSKAAVEMFEKACHCFDDHNVYSECKEELRLGVEGAFHVGKESVDEYCGGPCLMETKMALQCVEEVAHDGFRFYSGASLPAVKAALDTGCSYTPDRGTFEIRERKQCGDEYYHYSHHEQTTEQQYGGYYGSEEGEYPTTTSTLPASDYCYGAGASSLGLRYSLLQMLMLFSASMVLLLLVI